The Malus sylvestris chromosome 3, drMalSylv7.2, whole genome shotgun sequence genomic sequence taactagacactatttatgaaattgaatcaAGAACTATGCACTCTTTATGAATCTGGACCAATAAATAGTGTTGCaatgttcagtttcataaatagtatagtatcgttcagtttcataaatagtgtagtaccgatcagtttcataaatagtgttcggtttcataaatagtataataccattcagtttcataaataatgtagtaccgttaagtttcatataTAGTGCAGTACCATTacgtttcataaacagtgtctaTTATGGACGTTCGAATCCTGCACGCcgggttttttttaataattttaaatctATATTCGTTTCCCATGCCTTTCACTAGTAAGCAACTCATGCTAATTAGAACTTTGCCTTTCTCCTTTCACAAAGTTTGCCGATGATAAACTAACCCACCCAAAAGGAAAAAGCCATTCATAAAGCTCAAAAAAATGGCTCTCCTCCATCAAACCTCCTTGTTGTACTTTCAACGATCAGGGGAGCAGCAAACCCGCACTCAATAActttaaatgaaaaaaagaaaaatatttcctCACTCAAGAATTTTAGTGCCGAAAAttcaataacaaaaacaaacacaacAGCTCCAACTTCCCAGTCGTCGTCGTCTCCACCTTCATTATTCAATTGCAGAAATTCAATAACAAAAACAGAACCGTAAATTGAAATCAGAAACGAAATCACAATACGCAAATCTTTTAAACAAGAAACCAATTGAACGAGAAATAGAGCATTGACACAGGAGAAACCGAGCTCCAGAGGCTTGATTTTGAGACGCTCACCCGTGCTATCAGATTCGATCGATTCAATTGATTCGAAAAATGGTGGAATTcgaattgaaaatgaaaaacaagttgggtggggagagagagagagagagagagagagagagagagagagagagagggggagagagagagagagagagagagagatcaattCAATTGCAACAATGGCGGAAGTCGAATTGAATTGGAAATAAAAAttgggaaaatttgaaataggtccaattttataggcctacttttgaaataggtccaatttttagtaacttttgacttttgaaataagtccaatttttaattactttggaCCCATATCAAAATACCCCATAAAAATAATAGCAGAGAATAAAAAGTGAGATCGAGAAAGGGAAAGAGTTATTGAACCGGCAAAGCTTGGCATCAAGGGTAAATTGGAAAACTCAATGTTTGGGCCATTTTTATTGGACTGGTTTAGTGTTAGGCTTTGTCctaatcattaaataaagttattacatGATTTCTTTATtaactttcaaaattttcattccattttcattagttttttttttttgtttttatgtgatAGCGTCAaaatctagaaaataaaattggtaAAGGCCATTGTGATATTTTCTTAAAGTATAAAAGGCATTTTAGacttttgaaattgaaaaatatgGGTAGTTTAGGAATTGAAAAATTTTCATTCGAGGGAGCCAAGGGCTTCCTCTTTTTTCTCCCGGCAGTTCTTGTGTTTACTCCCGGCAACACTTTTTAGGAGGATGCCCCTCCTAGGTGCTTCTTCAAATCTTACTCCAAGTGTTTCTACTTTTAACTTAAAACACTTCTAAAATTTTTCCAAACCATCATTTTTCACATGTAAGAGCTTTTAACTATTTAAAAGCACCTCTCAAACAAGGCCTCGTAATTCAAGTGCTTGGTTGTGGGGTACTATAAAGAGTGAGGTTGGGTGAAATTAAAGTTGGCCATAATTGTTCCTAACAGTGTGAGTTTgcttgtcatttttttttaacaaacaataggataatttaaattaaattcatccaaattaCGAAAAGGGGGAGAAGTGTTAAACCTGGAATGTAGTGAGTTGATTCTTTAAAATTAGGGTAATCCACCACTTGGCAGTTTATTAGTTGTATTCTTTTTAGTTAGGGAGCATCTCCACCCATCCCCAATTGCAAGGGTGAAATTGCCTTCGATGCTCCACCGGTGAAAAATGGGAAGTGCAATTGTCGGAAAACTAGGTGTTTTGGTAGCTACCTTGCCAATTATTACAGGGGCTTGAGCTCGGTTGATGAAGCAGCAGAGGGAGGTCCACCCCAAGTGAAGGCGACAAAACCAAACGACTCAAACGTGATGCTAGAACAACAGTTGGATTTACCAACGGTCTATTATTGGGTTTAATTCAAGGTGGTTTTGTAGTTGTGACAAATCTAGATTGAGCATTTGTTCCTTTTTGGTGTCTCAAAATTATAAACATAAAGTTGTCCGCCATTAATAGacagaaaaaggagagagacTGCTTCTATCATCACATCCTTAGCAAgtggccgttggatttccaacagtaaaaaaatataaaaattttggtGTTGCGCCACATGCGCATTGTGGTGCGTCAAATTCTAAACATTTGAATGGCTATGATTAATCCAActctaaaaaattcaaaaaaatctaaaaaatggccattttaaaaacaaaaattattacaaaacattaaaaataaaacttacaAAGTTCATACTTAAAAAATCATACAAAGTTCAATATACTTGCAAATTAAACATTAGTTTTGTTGCTATAAACAACCGATATTATCTTCTAAAGAGGTGGGGTGTAGGCTAAGCCTCACAGTGAGCTAATCGAACCTAAGGCATTTtaattacaagtgaagagaaatacgaCTAGACTGTATTCCTAAGTGACAATTAAACattcaaaattaaacaaaaatctaCGGCGAAAATGTCATGTAGAAATAAGACGAAGAAAATattgtaaaaattaaaatatatatttgtgaatAGTAATTGTTCTTGCCCTTGCCTTCCTTCTTCCAAACTTGTAGACTTGCACAAAGGGAATTGAAGTGAATAATACGGACAAGTTTGCTGCCCTTGCCTTCCAATTGTCATTGCCCTCCACCAACAGATGAAAATGCTCTTAGGGCTAGTTTTGAGATTTTAATGCCTAGACTGGAGCGACAACATAAAAGCCTCTTAACTATTTATGCCTAATTACAGATGCACACAAAAAAATCTGAgtattttgttttcactttttggGGAATGGAATTAaatcttgattattttgttttgaCTCTTATAGCAATCAATGCAATAAAACAAATCTTGATTATTTTgatggataatgctagagagactaaatttatagactaaattttgtaaactaatcAAGCCCATAAAGTTTGCCAAACCCGATTCTTCAAAAGTAGATGGACAATCATACTCCAGACACTTTGAAGCTCCTAGGAAATTACCTTGTCTTGGCTTCCTTTAGTTGGGAATAGCAGAATGACCACAACAGCTAAAGTGCAAAGGAAGTTCCGCTAGACCCTACGATCGCCTGGAAGACGGATTCCAACTCTGCAAAGGAGGTTCTTGTCTGGAAGACGAACTCCAACTCTGAATCGAGGGTTTAGCGGATTGTGCTTCTTATCTAAGTTTTGCGCATGATTCGTATTTGGACATGCAACGAGCAGAATCGGAGTTTATTTTAGGGACAAGAAAACTTCAATTCGAGATAGCTTTAGGACCAAGAAAGCATCATAGTGTTATTAAACGCCCCATCCGGTTACTATTTAAATGAGGCCAAAAAGTAAACTTCAATACCGGttaattttaaagaaaactaatgaaaaatgtttgaaaacctttagttttaacgaaaaagataaaataaagggtaaagtgaattgtACCATGATTGACTATTTAGTGTTAAagtgtggtttttcgttaaagtgaacaataccgggagcttttcgttaaagtttccttaaTTTTAATCAATTCCCAATcaagaaaggaaaaggattcCTAGACAAATAAGGAAATCTGGTCCGCCACGTCCTATTCGATTTGGGTTTTCCTAATTTAACCCTAAGTCAACTCACTATGAATGACtgacccaaaaaataaataaaatcaccCACTCAGAATCTCTATATATTCCTCCACCCTCGTAAGTTCACACCCCAAATTGTCAAGTTCTCTTACGTGCCTCGACAACATGAAGCTCATCGAGAACTTGAGGCTTAGGCTTTTCAACGGGGCTTTTGACTCCTCAAAATGCGACAAAACAACAGTGTTGGCGGTGGATAGGATACGCAAGTTAAGGAAGAGGAAAGAGGAGGACATTGTCAAGATGAGGAACAAAATTTCTGCTCTCTTGCAGTGTGGTCAAGacccaattaataaaacttgcACTGCTCGTATTTTGATCGAAGATCTGATAAGAGAAGAAAACATTTTGGAGGCGTACGTGTTGATCAAGGGTTTTTGTAACTTAGTTAGGGGTAGGCTCTCAGTTATTCAAGTGCAGAGGGAATGCCCCGAAAATGTAAAACAAGCGATTAGTAGTTTAATTTTTGCAGCTAAAAAATGCTTCCATGAGATTCCAGAATTATTGACACTTGAGAAAATTTTTAAGAAGAAGTATGGAAGTGATTTTGTGCTTGCGGCTACTCAAACCAACTGTGTTACTCCCGTGATGGTTGAGAAGCTCTCAAATAGAAACTCTACAGACGAAGAAATAGAGAAGATTATTCAACAAATAGCCATGCCATGCGATATAAATGGAGAACAACAAGCGTGGAACTGTCATCCCACATCACCATACTTATATGATGGAGTTGCGTACAATGCTTTTCTCAATTATAAGTGAAGAAATTGTAGTATCCAATTTGGAGTAGTTTACTCTTTGAAAAAGAAATTGGTTGTTTACTATAATTTAGCTAGGAATCATGTATGACAGCAGTgcttattacttttttttattttttttatttttaagttttagtttagagtaatgttattcttacCATCTAAATATATCACAATTTCATATCAACTTATACAGAAATTGAAGTGGATTAAcacatcaatttaaaaaaatcttGTACCAGCAAAGGTGAATAAtcacattaataaaaaaatgattcttttttttttttttttgaaaagcgGGGACAATTGGTGGCAAACCATGGTTATCCACCCCTTTAGGGGGATAAGAAGACTCACAAAGGCATTtcaacctttttttatttttaagaaattgATGAAACTCTAATGTTCACGTTTTCTAGGCTCACAATTGCCTCCTCCTTCCTCTCATCTCTCCATCAGCATTTTGCTTTTCCAACGACTGATGGTACCCCTCCACCTCTGCCGATGACTAATCAAACCTCCACAATCACAAATGAGAGGTTCAGGGTAAGAAGACCACAATAACTGAAGCTCAAAGGAAATTCCGCTGGACCCTGCAATCGTCTAGAAGATGGATTCCAACTCTGCAAAGGAGGTTCCTGTCTGGAAGACGGACTCCAACTCTGAATCGAGGATTTAGCGGATTGTGCTTCTTATCTAAATTTTGCCCATGATTCGTATTTGGACATGCAACTAGCACAATCGGAGTTTATTTTAGGGACAAGAAAACTTCAATTCAAGATAGCTTTAGGACCAAGAAAGCATCATAGTGTTATTAAACGCCCCATCCGGTTACTATTTAAATGATGCCGAAAAAGTAAACTTCAGTATCGGataattttaaagaaaactaatggaaaaaatttgaaaaccttgatttttaacaaaaataaataaaataaagggtaaagttaaTGGTACCATGAtcgactttttagtgtaaaagtgtggtttttggttaaagtgaataatacggggagcttttcgttaaagtttccttaattttaaaggaaaactaatgaaaatggcttcaaAACTTTTACTTTGAACCAAAAACCAcctactaactttatttaatgataaggacaagagaaaaaaaaataaaaaatacataacaaaagtTTGGTGCTTTAGCCTCCTTTCTTCGAAGCTCACCTCCTCCGCACCAACTCCTTCACCGCTGGCATCCCCACCCTCCCCTAACTTTGCCTCCGATTCTCGGCCAGCAACCGCCATGGCAACGAGCTTGGCGAAAAGGAACAAGAGGATCAAAGCCAGCGACGCCGTCTACTGCCCTTGTTagccttctttctctctttcttcaccTTTGAGTTTCTGCTCCTCTTCTTCTCCACCAACCTCTCCTCAAAAGCCTCAAGGATTTCATGGATCAGCTGCCGGTTTGGCGAAACGTCCCACCGTGCCCAAAAACTCATGTAGCTCCGAAAGCAGTCGCACTGGAACGTAGGAGGGTGGTCCACCCAAAACTATTTCAAACccagatttgatccaagatgcTAGAAGACATTACTAGCAACAAATTACAACAAAACCAAGCTAATTTTACCTCTTTTTTTCAAGGGTTGTAGCTTGATTCCATTAGAGCAACTCTCACCGAGAACCCCTGCTTGGATTATCCTACTTCCCATTACAGAATTTAACATGCAATGGTACCATAGTTATCCCCAGCTTGCGCAGGTCTTGTATTTTGGTGGTTTGGGGTCTCAATTAAATTGGAATTTGTTGTGATGGTGCTTGGAgttctttttggctatggtggtttAGAGAGAATGACTCGAACAATAAACTGGTGGGTGCGAgtgtgccactactagatgccgctagtagacaggatttgaatgattgagattGTGCCTAAGTATGACTTCTAaccaagagattgtgccattaAGTGGGAGTGGCTTAAATCAAGGTTCTTTCCTTGACATAAATATAAGGACTTCACTTATGTGGATAAATGTAACAATATGTAAATGGCAGGTTTGCTGAAAATGTAAATGACTGATGAAAGTAAATGACTAGTATTGTAGATtgcttgtaaattaaatgagtGGAAATGAGCTGTACATAAATGTAATTATTTAAAGTAAAAAACATTATAAGTACAAAAGGCTGCCAAATACAAGGTTTGAGCTTGTTCCCAAGGGATCGGGCAAGTTGCTCTAGTCTTGTGGCAATTTCTAGGGGTTTGGGGAATGGGTTTGAaggttataaataaaaatacaaaggaGATCGATACTACCGAGTGTGCAACAAAGCAATAAACAAGGAAAGTAAAGGGTGCTTGGCTAAAAGTAAATGTTTACAAGGAAATTATAAAAGAGGCCAACTCACATTTCCACCACATGTGTTTACAAGTAAATGTTTGGAGAATGTTTGGGGAATGGCaaatgaaataatattaaaagaggCCAACTCACATTTCCACCACATGTGTATTAATCCTACTTGCAATagattaatatttaaaaaaagcaAGTTGGCTTCTTTCCTCCACATGTCCATCTCTAAGTTTGCCAACATCCTTACTCACAATAAAGCCATCGCTTTAAATCATGTGGAGAAACATTC encodes the following:
- the LOC126616975 gene encoding uncharacterized protein LOC126616975, with product MKLIENLRLRLFNGAFDSSKCDKTTVLAVDRIRKLRKRKEEDIVKMRNKISALLQCGQDPINKTCTARILIEDLIREENILEAYVLIKGFCNLVRGRLSVIQVQRECPENVKQAISSLIFAAKKCFHEIPELLTLEKIFKKKYGSDFVLAATQTNCVTPVMVEKLSNRNSTDEEIEKIIQQIAMPCDINGEQQAWNCHPTSPYLYDGVAYNAFLNYK